In Salvelinus namaycush isolate Seneca chromosome 36, SaNama_1.0, whole genome shotgun sequence, one DNA window encodes the following:
- the LOC120030198 gene encoding insulin receptor substrate 2-B-like, giving the protein MANFTNYQESKAAMLLVETQQRGIGTKPAAANDGDTSVGEPPSPLLNIGGVGASGARFHQHLPPSSHHHYPQSSLPKGQQHPLSHHYQAATEHHLSVENITESPVRKASSSSLNLVQQDPAASHHALAASVNAASAAIQLAANANVSVATSEGVVDDIQKCGYLRKQKHGHKRFFVLRAASHLGLSRLEYYDSEKKFRNSLRSAAAAAANGTVAPSPPKRVIYLYQCFTVNKRADSKNKHLIALYTKDEYFAIVAENEQEQDDWYVALSELMSEGKKGHLDSDELDDGYGTVTPGTVFKEVWQVNVKPKGLGQTKNLTGVYRLCLSTKTIHLVKLNSETPCVNLQLMNIRRCGHSESFFFMEVGRSSSIGPGEIWMQVDDSVVAQNMHETILETMKALKAFAEIRPRSKSQSSGSNPIAFITTRRHLGNLPPSQTGLQRRSRTESVVGTPPSSKSSGASGYRFRTSSEGEGTMNRPFRSVTGSLIHLNTARIHLGRQEGGVGAGNTGSTGVVGRYARALPGSTYHARSASLPVSHFPSTTSPVSVSSSSGHGSVSDTLTRPSSASICGSPSDGGFNSSDEYGSSPGDFRYFRVRSNTPDSLGNTPPIREENCMSDYMAMGWHREVFGAASGGGSSSGSVETPNRDESTSTDDDRSLRRRTHSFTRPGGQGGVAGGSSGVTVYQKMTQTTFSLDESVSVGEALSLGRTDSITQPSSSSSSLRSDYSSCSEHSQGRPPPSLAKEDSGYMPMLCGVAASPCDAPDYMPMQPSSPSLHHHSPQPSHSPQAPRSAQQPTDPRGYMMMLPGGRSSSSPVQASPSPHSSSSNMGLGGGSVSSSGSIVERPENGEYMDMSYSSSGGGGGDAAGGRKFSNEGGYYELSNPEGRDPKSYSYSPYFSLPRSYKAPAAREREQREREQREREQREREQREREPRAHDEYVPMSSPAKPVYSQVATGNIAERGVTTRGIGSGGSDTPHILPHAYPPPPYGVHHQAANGDRRTTPVRPNRLPLGRRSFHGSLRVSEPDAAEVLSSPGEYINIEFGGRYGPPTSCPLSAQDGSPSVGSAEQRRSPPHPHPQNQDYMSVEVGGGGGGDGGRLAKNKSPRPSLVAPWNPPSYIRPLAAGASVSGAPSSSGARWRTGTDDYTDMTFNLSRGEESRGLRSSPTAMLQHLCLMESCYPPTLTPTSASPPSSSPQPEPIKVVRADPQGRRRHSSETFSSSSTSGGGGATSSSTNPSAGSANPSALNVAHLAESSKWTGSGSFDSVWMCVEGIGGDSAGLPARPGPSDLSMASASSVCPPGGRMCRNMSVGYQNGLNYIALELREDRDSNPLPVPQQQQGGTGHGTGVTPNAPQASNLTVPVAEDSGAYGSIDFIKSDGMTATSQD; this is encoded by the coding sequence ATGGCAAATTTCACGAATTACCAAGAAAGCAAAGCCGCTATGTTGTTAGTGGAGACGCAACAGAGGGGCATCGGGACGAAGCCAGCGGCAGCCAATGATGGAGACACCTCGGTAGGGGAACCCCCTTCCCCGTTATTGAATATCGGTGGCGTCGGGGCCAGCGGAGCTCGTTTCCATCAGCACTTGCCGCCCTCCAGCCACCATCACTACCCCCAGAGCTCGCTGCCCAAAGGACAACAACACCCGCTGTCGCACCACTACCAGGCGGCGACGGAGCATCATCTCTCTGTTGAAAACATCACGGAGTCCCCGGTAAGGAAAGCCTCGTCATCGTCTTTGAACCTGGTACAGCAGGACCCCGCTGCTAGCCACCACGCACTCGCTGCGTCGGTAAACGCGGCGTCGGCCGCGATACAACTAGCCGCGAATGCTAACGTTAGCGTGGCTACCTCAGAAGGTGTAGTGGACGACATTCAGAAGTGTGGCTATCTGCGGAAACAGAAACACGGCCACAAGAGGTTTTTCGTGCTGAGGGCGGCCAGCCACCTAGGCCTCAGTCGGTTGGAGTACTATGACAGCGAGAAAAAATTCCGTAATAGCCTGCGGTCTGCTGCTGCGGCAGCTGCAAACGGTACGGTCGCCCCTTCTCCCCCGAAAAGGGTGATCTATCTGTATCAGTGCTTCACTGTCAACAAAAGAGCAGATTCCAAAAACAAACACCTCATAGCCCTCTACACTAAGGATGAATACTTTGCTATTGTAGCTGAGAACGAGCAGGAACAAGATGACTGGTACGTAGCCCTGAGTGAACTGATGAGTGAGGGGAAAAAGGGGCATCTAGACTCGGACGAGTTGGATGACGGCTACGGTACCGTCACACCAGGTACGGTTTTCAAAGAGGTGTGGCAGGTGAACGTGAAACCCAAAGGACTGGGTCAGACCAAGAACCtcacaggtgtgtatcgtttatGCCTCTCTACTAAAACTATCCACCTGGTCAAACTAAACTCTGAGACGCCATGTGTCAACCTTCAGCTGATGAACATCAGACGCTGTGGACACTCAGAAAGCTTCTTCTTCATGGAGGTGGGTCGGTCGTCCTCTATAGGCCCTGGGGAGATATGGATGCAGGTAGATGACTCTGTAGTGGCCCAGAACATGCACGAGACCATCCTGGAGACCATGAAGGCTCTGAAGGCCTTCGCTGAGATCCGCCCCAGGAGCAAGAGCCAATCTTCTGGCTCCAACCCCATCGCTTTTATCACCACCCGCCGTCACCTAGGTAACCTGCCTCCGAGCCAGACAGGTCTCCAGCGCCGCTCCAGGACCGAGTCGGTGGTTGGGACGCCGCCGTCGAGTAAGAGCTCTGGCGCCAGCGGCTATCGCTTCCGAACATCGAGCGAGGGTGAGGGGACGATGAACCGGCCATTCCGATCCGTTACCGGCAGCCTGATCCACCTGAACACTGCCCGGATACACCTGGGGCGCCAGGAGGGCGGGGTAGGGGCAGGGAATACCGGGAGCACCGGGGTAGTAGGGCGCTACGCCAGGGCACTACCAGGGTCCACCTACCACGCCCGCTCCGCATCGCTCCCCGTCTCCCACtttccctccaccacctcccccgTCAGCGTGTCCAGCAGCAGCGGGCACGGCTCGGTCTCCGATACCCTTACCCGGCCCTCCTCAGCGTCCATCTGCGGTTCCCCCTCCGACGGAGGCTTCAACTCCTCAGACGAGTACGGCTCCAGCCCTGGGGACTTCCGCTACTTCAGGGTCCGGAGCAACACTCCTGATTCCCTTGGCAACACCCCACCAATCAGAGAAGAGAACTGCATGAGCGACTACATGGCCATGGGCTGGCACCGTGAGGTGTTCGGAGCCGCCAGCGGTGGAGGGAGTAGCTCTGGCAGCGTGGAGACCCCCAACCGGGACGAGAGCACATCGACGGATGACGACAGGTCCctgaggagacggacccactcgTTCACGCGGCCCGGGGGTCAGGGGGGTGTTGCCGGCGGCAGCAGTGGCGTGACGGTGTACCAGAAGATGACCCAGACCACCTTCTCGCTGGACGAGTCGGTGTCCGTGGGAGAGGCCCTGTCTCTCGGCCGCACCGACAGCATCacccagccttcctcctcttcttcttccctcCGCTCTGACTACAGCTCCTGCTCCGAGCACAGCCAGGGCCGACCCCCTCCTTCTTTGGCCAAGGAGGACAGCGGCTACATGCCCATGTTGTGTGGGGTGGCAGCCTCACCCTGTGATGCACCGGACTACATGCCTATGCAAcccagctccccctctcttcACCACCACTCTCCCCAGCCCTCCCACTCTCCCCAGGCCCCCCGCTCAGCCCAACAGCCCACAGACCCCCGTGGTTACATGATGATGCTACCAGGGGGGCGGAGCTCCTCTTCCCCAGTCCAGGCCTCCCCCAGCCCCcacagcagtagcagtaacatGGGTCTGGGTGGAGGTAGTGTCAGTAGTTCTGGTAGTATAGTGGAGCGGCCCGAGAATGGAGAGTACATGGACATGTCGTACAGCAGTAgcggaggaggtggaggggacgCGGCAGGGGGGCGGAAGTTCTCCAACGAGGGGGGATACTACGAACTGAGCAACCCTGAAGGGAGAGACCCCAAATCATACAGCTACAGCCCCTACTTCTCCCTGCCTCGCTCCTACAAGGCCCCCGCtgcgagagagagggaacagagagagagggaacagagagagagggaacagagagagagggaacagagagagagggaaccgAGAGCGCATGATGAGTATGTACCCATGAGCTCCCCGGCGAAACCAGTCTACTCCCAGGTTGCTACCGGCAACATCGCCGAGAGGGGCGTGACGACGAGGGGTATTGGTAGTGGGGGGTCAGACACCCCTCACATCCTCCCTCACGCCTACCCGCCCCCTCCCTACGGGGTGCACCACCAAGCGGCTAACGGTGACCGTCGGACGACCCCGGTCCGGCCCAACCGCCTCCCCCTAGGGCGCCGCAGCTTCCACGGGTCACTGAGGGTCAGCGAGCCAGACGCCGCCGAGGTACTCTCCAGCCCTGGAGAGTACATCAACATCGAGTTTGGGGGCCGGTACGGACCCCCAACGTCCTGCCCCCTCTCTGCCCAGGATGGCTCACCCTCGGTGGGCTCTGCTGAGCAGCGTCGctcccctccccacccccatCCTCAGAACCAGGACTATATGAGTGTAGAggtgggaggtggaggtgggggtgatGGAGGACGCCTGGCTAAGAACAAGTCTCCCAGACCCTCACTGGTGGCTCCCTGGAACCCACCCAGCTACATCCGACCTCTTGCCGCTGGAGCCTCCGTGAGTGGGGCCCCTAGTTCTTCTGGAGCTCGATGGCGGACGGGGACAGATGACTACACAGATATGACCTTTAACCTCAGCAGGGGTGAGGAGTCGCGGGGGTTACGGAGTAGTCCCACGGCCATGCTGCAGCACCTGTGTTTGATGGAGAGCTGCTACCCCCCCACCTTAACCCCCACCTctgcctcccctccctcctccagccCCCAGCCTGAGCCCATCAAGGTGGTACGCGCGGACCCCCAGGGGCGACGCCGACACAGCTCCGAAACGTTTTCCTCATCCTCCACCTCCGGAGGAGGCGGAGCCACAAGCTCCAGCACCAACCCCTCCGCGGGCTCAGCCAACCCCTCGGCCCTCAACGTAGCTCATCTGGCCGAGAGCTCCAAGTGGACCGGCTCTGGCTCCTTTGacagtgtgtggatgtgtgttgaGGGGATAGGGGGGGACTCGGCCGGTCTCCCTGCCCGTCCAGGGCCTTCTGATCTGAGCATGGCCTCAGCCTCATCTGTGTGTCCTCCTGGGGGTCGGATGTGCAGGAACATGTCTGTGGGGTATCAGAACGGACTCAACTACATCGCCCTGGAGCTGAGAGAGGACCGGGACTCTAACCCTCTACCCGTACCCCAGCAGCAGCAGGGAGGCACCGGGCATGGTACCGGGGTGACCCCCAACGCCCCCCAAGCCAGTAACCTGACTGTGCCAGTAGCGGAGGACAGCGGAGCCTATGGCAGTATAGACTTCATCAAGTCAGACGGGATGACTGCCACGTCCCAGG